A genome region from Streptomyces sp. NBC_01296 includes the following:
- a CDS encoding effector-associated constant component EACC1, producing the protein MSAIHAGPPGYRVSIVDEDPLRARREARELLAAIADTDPQAALDVPRPQAVAQETDKGGPVTDLIGLVFSGGSMVAAGIQIWLARAPQRTIVVTRPDGATLRISGKRARTDDEQIERFLTGGSQDGLADGPAAE; encoded by the coding sequence ATGAGCGCCATCCACGCGGGCCCGCCCGGCTACCGCGTCTCCATCGTCGACGAGGACCCGCTCCGCGCCCGGCGCGAAGCACGCGAACTGCTCGCTGCGATCGCCGACACCGATCCACAGGCCGCTCTCGACGTCCCGCGCCCGCAGGCGGTGGCCCAGGAAACCGACAAGGGCGGGCCCGTCACCGACTTGATCGGACTGGTGTTCAGCGGCGGTTCCATGGTCGCCGCCGGTATCCAGATCTGGCTGGCCCGCGCACCGCAGCGGACGATCGTCGTCACCCGGCCCGACGGGGCCACCCTGCGCATCTCCGGCAAGCGGGCACGCACCGACGACGAGCAGATCGAGCGGTTCCTCACCGGCGGCTCGCAGGACGGTCTCGCGGACGGACCGGCCGCGGAGTGA